The sequence CCCGGCGGGGTCTCCCGCCCGGACCCGCTGACCAGGGGCGCCGACTCGTTCACCGCGCCCGTGGTGGCCCCGCCCGCCTGATCCGACGCGCCTCGGCGGCGGCCCGCCCGTACCGCCGGAGGCGGGGCGACCTCGATGACCGTCACGTTCGTGCCGTTCGCCGACGGTGCGCGCCCGGCGGCAGGTCGTGAATCGGCGCCGGATCATAGGATGACCCCCATGACGCCCGAAGAGGTCGGAGATCGACTGGTCGCACTCCTGGCGACGGATGAGCCCGGCCAGGGCGCCGTCGCCGCCGGAGTCTCCGGCGGCGGTCCCGGCCACGCCCGGGCGGTGGTCGACGTGCCGGTCGCCCGCTGGTGGCACGCGGCCACGATCGCCGCCGACGCCGGTGCGCTGGGCTGCGACTACTTCGACTGGCTGTCCGCGGTGGACGAGCTGGACGACGGGTTCGACGTGGTCGCCCACCTGTGGTCCACCCGCCGGCGGCACGGCCTGCTGCTGCGGACCCGGGTGCCGCGGGCCGACCCGGAGGTGGAATCCCTGGTGGATCTCTATCCCGGCGCGGCCTGGCACGAGCGCGAGACGTACGAGATGTTCGGCATCGTCTTCGCCCGCCACCCGGATCTGCGGCCGCTGCTGCTGCCGCCGGAGTTCGAGGGGCATCCGCTGCGCAAGGAATTCGTGCTGGCGTCCCGGGTGGCGAAGCCGTGGCCGGGCGCGAAGGAGCCGGGGGAGTCCGAGGGCGGCTCGGCCAAGCGCGCGCCGATGCGCCCGCCGGGCGTCCCGGACCCGAACGAGTGGGGCCCGCTCAAGGGCCGGGTCCCGCAGCCGGAGACCCCGGCCCGCCCGACCCGCGGCGAGCGCCCGGCCCGTCCGGCGGGGGAGCGCCCGGCCCGTCCGGCGGGGGAGCGCCCGGCCCGTCCGGCACGTGACACGCCCGGCGCCGCCGAACCGGCGGAGAAGCCGCGGACCGAAGGGGAGGCCGGCTGATGCCGCTCTGGCTCGATCTGCTGGTGCGGGTCGCCGGCGTGATGGTCGGTTTCCTGGTGCTGCCGCTGCTGGTCGGCCAGGCCGAGCACAAGGTCATGGCGCACATGCAGGGCCGCGTCGGCCCGATGTACGCGGGCGCCTTCCACGGGTGGGCCCAGCTGGTCGCCGACGGCGTGAAGTTCGTCCAGAAGGAGGACGTGCACCCGCACGGCGCCGACCGCGGCGTGTTCCGGCTCGCCCCGATCGTCGCGCTCTTCCCCTACCTCGTGGTCATCCTGACCATCCCGCTCGGCCCGAACGGCCTGGTCGCCCAGTCCCTGGACATCGGCCTGTTCCTGGTCCTGGCGGTGCTCGGCATCGGTGTGGTCGCGGTGCTGATGTCCGCGTGGGCCTCGGCCAACAAGTACAGCCTGCTCGGCGGCCTGCGCGGGGCGGCCCAGCTGCTCGGGTACGAGCTCCCGCTGGTCCTGGCCGCGGCCAGCGTCGCGATGGCGGCCGGCACGCTGAGCCTGCCCGGCATCGTCGAGGCGTGGCGCCCGTGGTGGCTGATCTGGCAGGCCCCGGCCGCCCTGGTGTTCTTCGTCGCCGGTCTGGCCGAGATCCGCCGCCCGCCGTTCGACATGCCGATCGCCGATTCCGAGCTGGTCTTCGGCTACATGACCGAGTACACCGGGCTGCGCTTCGCGTTCTTCCTGCTCGCCGAGTACGTGGGCATCATCGTGATCGCCGGCCTGACCACGGTGCTGTTCCTCGGCGGCTGGCACGGCCCGTTCGCCGACCAGCTCGGCTGGCTGTGGACGCTGCTGAAGGTCGCAGCGCTCTCCTTCGTGATCATCTGGTTCCGGGTGACCTTTCCCCGGCTGCGCGAGGACCAGTTGCAGCGCCTCTGCTGGCTGATCCTGGTCCCGGTGTCGCTGGCCCAGCTGGTCCTGACGGTCGCGGTGAAGTCGCTGCTCTGACGCGGGTGCCGGGGCGTCAGCCGCTTGAGGTCCGGGTCGATCGGCCACGGCTCGCGCGCCGTGAGCCGCCGGTCGAAGACGCCGCTGGGCCGATGGACCGTGCCGGGCAGGTCGTCGAGATCCTCCGTGGTCCAGCCGGCGGCGCGCGGGAAGTCGCTGATCGCCAAGGTCATCCGGCCCTCCGCGAGGGGCGTCACACCCGCCGACGAACGTTACTCCGAGATACGGTGGGGTCGACCTCGCGTCACTCGTTCGGACCGGGCAGGATATGCCCTTGTGACTGATGACGGCGACCGCCCCACACCAGGCAAGGGCCTGATCAATGGCCTTGCCGTCACGCTGAAGACGATGACCAGGCGGACCACCACCCAGCAGTACCCGGACGTGCAGCCGGAGCTGCCGCCCCGCTCCCGCGGCGTGATCGCGCTGTCCGAGGAGAACTGCACGGTGTGCATGCTGTGCGCCCGCGAGTGCCCGGACTGGTGCATCTACATCGACTCGCACAAGGAGGAGGTGGTCGTTCCCGGCGCCGCGCGCGCCCGGCAGCGCAACGTGCTGGACCGGTTCGACATCGACTATGCCCTGTGCATGTACTGCGGGATCTGCGTCGAGGTGTGCCCGTTCGACGCGCTGCACTGGTCGCCGGAGTTCGAGTACGCCGAGACCGACGTGCTGTCGCTGCTGCACGACAAGGACCGGCTGGGCGAGTGGATGCGGACCGTCCCGCCGCCGCCGGCGCACGACGTGCTCGGCGAGCCGTCCAAGGAGGAGGCGACGGCGGCGCGCAAGGCGGCCGGTCCGGGCGCGGCCACCGCCGCCAAGACCGCTCGACCCGCTCCGGTACGACCTGGCCCGCCCCGCCCGTCCGATGCCGTACCGCCGCGGGAGCAACCGCCGGAGCGACCGGAGTCGGCCCGGTGACCGTCGCCGACGTCCTGCTGCTCGCTCTCGGCGCCGTCGCGGTCGGCGCCGGCGCGCTCGTGGTGACCAGCACCCATCTGGTCCGCTCCGGCCTGCACCTGGTGGTCAGCCTGGGCGCGATCGCCGGGCTCTACCTGGTCCTCGGCGCCGAGCTGGTGGCCTGGGTGCAGATCCTGGTCTACGTGGGCGCCGTGGTCGTGCTGCTGCTGTTCGCGGTGATGCTGACCCGCGCCCCGATCGGCCCGTCCCCCGGGCTGGACCGGCCGGCCGGCCCGTCCGCGCTGATCGGCGCCGGGGTGGGGCTGGGCCTGGCCGCGCTGTTCGCCGACGCGTTCCGCTGGATCGAGTACCCGCGGCGGGAGCCGGGCACCGCCGAGCGGGTCGGCACGGAGATCTTCGGGACCTGGGTGCTGCCCTTCGAGGTGCTCTCCATCCTGCTGCTGTCCGCCCTGGTCGGCGCGATCGTGCTGTCGCGCCCGGACATCGGCGCCCGCCCGGCCCCGCCGGCCGAGCCGCAGCAGCCGGACGAGCCCGGCGAGCCGGGCGACGAGGGACGGGAAGAGCAGGTGCCCGCCTGATGCATGTGACCATTGCGTACGTCGTCGGCGCCCTGCTCTTCGGCCTGGGCGTCTACGGCGTCGTGCGCCGCCGCAACGCGATCCTGGTGCTGATGGCCGTCGAGCTGATGCTGAACGCGGTCAACCTGATCCTGGTCACCGCGGACGTCTCGCTGCGCTCGGCGCTGTCCGGCGTGCCCGGGGAGGCCTGGGCCACGCCGAACTCGCAGGCCGGCTCGGGCGGGGTGTTCGCGCTCTTCGTGATCGTGCTGGCCGCCGCCGAGGTGGGCGTCGGCCTGGCCATCGTCCTGCAGTACTACCGGATGCGTAAGGCGGTCGCCATCGACGAGGTTCCCCTGGCCGCCGGCGAGGAACGGGTGGACGGGTGAGCATCGACGTCGCCGCGCCGCTGCTGCCGGTCGTACCCCTGCTCTTCGGTCTGCTCGGTCTCCTGCTGCCGCCGGGTGACGGCGGCGCCCCGCGGCGGCGGCTCGCCGCCGGTCTGGGCGTGACCGGCGCCGCCATCGCCGTTCTGCTCGCGTTGCGCCTGATCCTCGAACCGATGGAGCAGTCCACCGACGCGTTCGTCGAGCCGTACCGCGGCGGGTTCGACACCGGCCCGGTCGGCATCCCGTCGGTGCAGTTCAGCGTGCTGGTCGACGCCGCGGCCGGCTACGTGGCGCTGGCGGTCGCGGTGGTCGCGCTGCTCGTGCAGATCTACTCGATCACCTACCTGCACGACGACCCCCGCTACGCGCCCTACGCCGCGCAGATCAGCCTCTTCACCGGGGCGATGCTCCTGGTGGTCTGCACCAGCGACCTGATCGTGCTGCTGATCGGCTGGGAGGTGATGGGCGCCTGCTCCTACCTGCTGATCGGCCACGACCGGCGGCTCCCGGAGGCCCCGGCCGCCGCGGTGAAGGCCTTCCTGGTCACCCGGGTCGGTGACGTCGGCTTCCTGCTCGGCATCGCGCTGCTGATCGCCCAGGCGGACAGCACCCACCTGCCCACCGTCCTGGCGCACGACTATCCGGCCGGCACGCTGACCGCCGCGCTGCTGCTGCTCCTGGCCGGGGTGGCCGGCAAGAGCGCGCAGTTCCCGCTGCACACCTGGCTGCCGGACGCGATGGCCGGCCCCACCCCGATCTCCGCGCTGATCCACGCCGCCACGATGGTCGCCGCCGGGGTGTACCTGGTGTTCCGCACCTACCCGTTGTTCCGGCAGTCCCCGGCCGCGCTGGCCGTCCTCGCGGTGCTCGCGGCGATCACCATCCTGCTCGGCGCGCTGTCGGCGATGGCCCAGGACGACCTGAAACGGGTGCTGGCCTGGTCCACGGTCTCCCAGATCGGCTACATGACCGGCGCGCTGGCCGTCGGCTCCCCCGCCGCCGCCCTGTTCCACCTGCTCACCCACGCGGCGTTCAAGGCCCTGCTGTTCCTCGCCGCGGGCGCGGTGATCCACGCGGTCGGCACCAACCTGCTGTCCCGGATGGGTGGGCTGCGCGAGCACATGCCGGTCACCTTCTGGTCGTTCGTGATCGGGCTGGGCGCGCTGGCCGGGCTGCCCCCGCTGGCCGGGTTCTGGTCCAAGGAGAACGTGCTGACCGCGGCCGCGCACGCCACCGACGGCGGGGAACGGGTGCCGGCCTGGGCCGCCTGGGTGGTGTGGCTGGCCGCCCTGCTCGCCGTGGGCGTGACGGCGTGGTACGCGACGCGGCTGCTGCTGCGCGCCTTCTTCGGGCCGTCCCGGGCGCACGGGCCGGCCGGCCCGCACTGGGAGGTCGGCTTCGACGACGGGCGCTACCACACCCCGGCCGTCCCGCACGACCCGCCGGCCCTGATGCGCTGGCCGATCCTGCTGCTCGCCGTCCCGGCCGCGCTGCTCGGCCTGGCCGCTTTCGCCCCCGGCTTCCGGCACGCCCTGGAGCTGGACGATCCGCACCTGGGCGTCGCCATCCTGCTGCCCCTGCTGCTGCTGGCCACCGGCGCCGGCACCGCCTGGTGGCTGTGGTGGGCGGCGCCGAGCGTGGACCCGGCCGAGGCGCTGGGCCGGGCGCGCCCGCTGCTGGCCGCCGGCTTCCACCTGGACGCCGTGCAGGGCGCCCTGATCGTGCGCCCGGTGAAGGCGCTGGCCCGGCTGGCCACCGCCACCGACGAGCGGGTGGTGGACGCCGCCGTGGAGGGCGCCGGCGCCGGGACGCGCGGCCTCGGCGGGGCGTTCGACGAGGCGCACCGGGTGGCCCTGCCCGGCGCCGCGGTGCTGGTCGTCCTCGGCGCCCTCGTCCTCGGAGTCGTCGCGTGGCTGGGAGCGCTGACCTGATGTATCGCGAGTACCTTCCCGCCGCGCCCTGGTCGGCCGGCTCGGTCGTGCTGGTCGCCATGCTGCTGGTGCCAGCGCTGGGTGCGGCCCTGGTCGCGCTGCTCCCGGCCGCCCGGGACCGGCAGGCCCGGATCGTCGCCACCGGGTTCGCGGCGGTCACCTTCGGGCTCACCCTGCTGCCCGCGGCGCTGCGTACCGACGTGGACTTCGGCTGGTTCGCCTACGGCGAGCGCACCGCCGGCCCGCCCCTGATGCCCTGGGCCGCCCTGGACCTGCCCTGGGTGCCGGCGCTCGGGCTGCGCTTCCATCTCGGGGTGGACGGCGTCTCGTACCCGCTGGTGGTGCTCACCGGGCTGCTGACGCTGCTGTGCTGCGCGTACACGGTGCGCAAGGTGCCCCGGGGCGGCGGCTCCGGTCGTACGCTGGCGGTCCTGCTCCTGGTCCTGGAGGTCGGCATCCTGGGCACCTTCCTGGCCCTGGACCTGATCCTGTTCTTCGTCTTCTTCGAGGTCGTCCTCCTGCCGATGTACGCGGTGATCGCCGGCTGGGGCGGTCCGGAGCGGCGCGCGGCGGCCCGCAAGTTCGTGCTCTACACCCTGGCCGGCTCGGTCCTGCTGCTGCTCGGCGTGGTCCTGGTGGTGGCCGAGGCCGGCACCGGCGACCTGGTCGCGCTGACCGGCGCCCCCACCCTCACCCGGACCACCCAGTGCGTGGTGTTCGCCCTGCTCGCCGTCGCGTTCGCGGTCAAGGCCCCGCTCTGGCCGCTGCACACCTGGCTGCCCGACGCGCACACCGAGGCCCCCACGGTCGGCTCGGTGATCCTGGCCGGCGTGCTGCTCAAGATGGGCACCTACGGCCTGATCCGGGTCGGTGTCGGGGTGGCCCCGGAGGGCGCCGCGTGGGCCGCCCCGGCGCTGGGCGCGCTCGCCGTGGTCGCCATCCTCGCCGGATCGCTGATCTGCCTGCGCCAGCGCGAGCTGAAGCGGCTGATCGCGTACTCCAGCGTCGGGCACATGGGTTTCGTGCTGCTCGGCATTGCGACGCTGACGGTGACCGGCCTGCAGGCCGCGCTGGTCGGCAACGTGGCGCACGGCCTGATCACCGGGCTGCTGTTCTTCCTGGCCGGCACGATCAAGGACCGGGCCGGCACGGGATCGCTCGACCAGCTCAGCGGCCTGCGGGAGAGCGCGCCGCGGCTGGCCGGCCTGTTCGGTTTCGCCGCCGTCGCCTCGCTGGGCCTGCCCGGGCTCGCCGGGTTCTGGGGCGAGGCGTTCGCCGTGGTCGCCGCCGTACGCCGGGGCGGCCCGTGGTGGCTGACGCTGGCCGCCCTGGCGGCGCTGGGCGGCGCCCTCACCGCGGCCTACTTCCTGCGCCTGCTGCGCCGGCTCACGCACGGCCCGGCCACGCCGTCGGTGCACGCGCTGCGCCCGTCGATCGCCGCCGTCGAATGGTTCGCCTGGGCGCCGCTGGTCCTGCTCACCCTGGCCGTCGGCATCGTCCCGGCCCTGGTCCTCGCCGACACCGACCTTCCGCTCCTCAGCCTGCTCGGAGTCCAGCCGTGACCCAGCCGCCGTACCCCTCCGTCCCGCCGCCGGGCGCCGCCGGGGGGCAGCCGTGAGCCAGCCGGTCGACCACTTCGCGCTGCTGCCGCTCTACGCCGCGGCCGGCACCGCGATCCTCGCGTTCCTGATCGACCTGTTCGTCGCCCGGCGGGCCGCGGTGCCGGTCGTCACCGCGCTCGGCGCGCTCGCCACCGCCGTGCTCGCGCTGGTCGTCGGGCCGGAGCCGGGCACGTTCTGCACCACCGGCGCCTGCTCCTGGGTCCCGGCCTGGCCGGCCGCGGTCACCGCGGCGCTGTTCGCGGCCCTGACCGTGGGCGTGCTCGCCCTGTCCGCGCCGGCCCTGCGCCTCGGCATCGCGCCCGCCGGGGAGTTCTGCTTCCTGCTGGCCTGCTCGATGACCGGCGGCGTGGTGGTCGGTTACGCCGGCGACCTGATCACCCTGATCGTCGGCCTGGAGACCCTGACCCTGCCGCTGTACGTGCTGGTCGGCCTGCGCCGCTTCGCCGCCGACGAGCGGCCGCTCTCCACCGGCGCCTCCGCCTCGCTGACATTCTTCCTGATCAGCGTGGTGTCGACGGCCGTGACACTGCTCGGCGCGGCGCTGAACTACGCCGCCACCGGCGCCCTGCACCTGGCCCTGCTGACGCCGGGGTCCGGCCCGTTCCGGCCGCTGGCCGGTGTCGGCGTCGCCCTGCTGGTGATCGGGCTGGCCTTCAAGGTCGCCGCGGTCCCGCTGCACGCGTGGGCTCCGGCCACCTACGACGGCGCCCCGGTCCCGATCGCCGCGTACCTCTCCACCGCCTCGAAGCTCGGTGGTGTCCTCGCGCTGGCCGCCGTGGTCGCCCACCTGGACGCCCGGGTCGTGCTGGCCGTGCTGGCGGTCCTCACCATGACCGTCGGCAACCTGGTCGCGCTGCGCCAGACCCGGATGGTGCGCCTGCTGGCCTGGTCCTCGGTGGCCCAGGCCGGCTACATCCTGGCCGCCCTGGCCCTCGGCGCGCCCGGGGTCCCGGCCGCGCTGGCCTACGCGGTCTTCTTCGTGGTGCTGGAGTTCGTCGCGTTCGGGGTGGTCGTCGCGCTGCGCCTGCCCGGCGCGGACGGTGGCACGCTGCTCGACCACCGGGGCGCGGGCCGGCGCAGCCCGTGGCTGGGCGCCGCGCTGACCTTCGCCCTGGCCGGCCTGGCCGGTCTGCCGCCGGGCCTGGCCGGTCTCTTCGCCAAGGTGTCGGTGGTGAGCGCGCTGGTCGGGGCGCACTGGGCCTGGCTGGCCGGCGTGGTGGTGCTGAACGCGGTCATCGCCCTGGCGTACTACGTCCGGGTCGCCGCGTCGCTGTACACGCTGCCCCCGCGGATCGGGTTCAGCGTCGCCGACCCGGTCCTGCTGGACGCCGCGCTGCACCCGCGCCTGCCGGTGGCGCGCCCGGTCGCGGCCGCCCTGATCGTGGCGGTGGCGGTGGCGGTGGTGCTGGGCTTCGCTCCGCAACTGCTCTTCGACGCGCTGACCTGACCCGGGCGGCCCGGTCCGCGCGAGGTGGTCCGGGCGACGGCCGCCGTCACTTCACCCGGCGGGTGGTCCGGGCGACGGCCGCCGTCACTTCACCCGGCGGGTGGTCCGGGCGACCAGCGACTCGAACTCCGGGTGCTGGTCCAGCCAGCCGGCGACGAACGGGCACATCGGCACCACGGTCCGCGACCTGGCGCGGGCGTCCTCCATGGCGGCGCGGACCAGGGCCGAACCGGCGCCCTGGCCCTCGAAGGCCGGCTCCACCTCGGTGTGCGTGTACACGACGATCGGGCCGGTGATCTGATAGGTCAGCACCCCGGCGAGGGCGCCCGCCTCGTCCCGGGCCTCGAAACGGCCCTTCTCCGGCACGTCGGTCACCGCGAATGTCATCCGACCATCCAACCACGCCGCCACCGGCCGGTCAGCCGAGCCGCTCACGGATCTCGGCCAGCATGGACGGCGGCAGCTCGGGCGCCTCCAGCAGCCGGGGCAGGCGGGACACGTCGTGCAGGTAGATGTCGAAGCCCTCGGCCACGGTCAGGCCGTGTCCCGGCCGGTCGGTGACCGTGATCGTGTCACCGGGCACCAGCTGACCGGGGACGAGCACCCGCAGGTACGCCCCGGTCCGGTTGGCCTGCGCGAACCGTTTGACCCACCGCGGCTCGCCCATCCGGTTCTGGAACGTCACGCACGGGATCCGCCCGAACGTGACCTGCAGCGCCAGTCCCGACCCGAACTCCCATCTCTCCCCGATCACCGCGCCGACCAGGTCGAGTCCGGACGTCGTCAGGTTCTCGCCGAAGATGCCGGGTGGCAGGTCGCGTCCCAGCCGGGCGGACCACCAGGCGTAGTCCTCCGCGGCGTACGCGTAGACCGCCTGATCGTCGCCACCGTGGTGGTGGGTGTCCCCGATGTGGTCGCCGACGATCCCGCTGTGCAGCCCGGTCCGTTTCGGGCCGGGTGCGCGCACCGCCACCGGCTCGGTGACCGGCCGCTTGCGGATGCCGGTCGTCGCCGTGTCCTTGCCGAGGCTGGGCTCCGCCGCTCCCACGTTCACCGAGAGCGCCGACGGCGTGAACTCCATCACCGCGCGATCCTCCACCGGCCGGTATCCCAGCCGGTGGTAGAGCGCGTTGCTGGTCGGATTGGCCAGGTCGGTGTAGAGCACCACCTCGGTGGCGCCGTCGTCGAGCGCGGCCCGGGTGGCGGCCGCGGTCGCCGCGCCCGCGTAGCCGTGGCGGCGGTGCCCGGGCGGCGTCCAGACGTTCAGGATGCGGACCATCCCGGCCTGCGGGCGGGACCGGAACACCATCGAGACCGGCACGCCGCCGTCGGTCCACAGGGTGACGCCGGCGTGGGCGAGATGCTCGTCGACCACGTCCGCGAGGTGCGGCCGGGGCTCGCCGAGGTGGTCGTAGAACGCCCCGAGCCACTCGATCAGCAGGTCCCGGTCGGCCACGGTGGCCGGCCGCGCGGCGCCCGGTGGCGCCGGGTCCGGCGGAATCAGGCTGTCGAGGCGGTGCAGGCGGGTACGCATCCCCGGCCGGCCCGGCCGGCCGAGCAGGCCGACCAGCACGTCGAGGTCCCCGGTGCGCATGTTGACGCCGGTGAGGGGCCGGTCGGCGAGGGCCGCGACGGCCGCGGGAACGGCGTCCGCGGGCATCCCGCTGAACAGCACCGGGTACGGCGGGGTCTGCAGCAGCACCCCCGCCACGTCGCCGCCCGGCGTCGTCCACCAGCCGAAATACGGGTCGGCCGGGCCGTACGCATGTAAGCCGCGCGTCCGCAGGCTGTCGATCAGGGTGAGGAAGAGGGTGTGCCGGGCCGGTGCGGAGCGCAGGAAGTCCCCGGCGACCGAGGCGAACGTCTCCGGATCGGATGTGAGCTGCCAGACCATGACGCCATCCTCCGGGACGCGCCCGGATCGACAAACCTGTTTACAGGCCCCACGCCTTCGCGATCCGGGCCAGGGTGTCCTGCCGGGTCGCCGGGTCGTAGACCGTGCTGGCGAGGATCAGCTCGTCCGCGCCGGTCCGCTCGACGAGCGCGTCCAGCCCGGCGACCACCTCGTCGGCGGTGCCTGCGTACTGCGTGCCGGGCAGTGAGTCGAGCATCTGCCGGTCGAGCTCGGACAGCTGCCGCTCGGCCGCCGCCGCGGGCGGGATGATCGGCCCGAGCCGCCCGGTACGCAGGCTCAGCGCCATGATCCGGCTCGGCCCGGCCAGGTGCTGCGCCTCCTCGGTGGTCTCCGCCGCGATCACCGACGCGCTGACCATCACGTGCGGCCGGGCCAGGCTCGGCGACGGCTGGAAGCCCGAGCGGTACAGCCGTAGCGCGCTGTCCACGTCCGACGCGATCGCGAAGTGGTACGCGTAACAGAACGGCAGTCCCAGCGCCGCCGCGATCTGCGCCCCGTACGTCGACGAGCCGAGGATCCACACCTGCGGGTACGTCTCGGCGGCCGGCGTGGCCCGCAACCGCCCGGTCTTGCCGGCGGCCCGTTCGTCGCCGAGCAGCCCGAGCACCGTCTGCAGGTGCTCGGGGAACTGCTCGACGGTCAGGTAGGGGGACACGCCGCGCAGCGCCGCCGCGGTGGCCTGGTCGGTGCCCGGCGCGCGCCCGATGCCCAGGTCGATCCGCTCCGGGTAGAGCGCCTCCAGCAGCGCGAACTGCTCGGCCACCACGAACGGCATGTGGTTGGGCAGCATCACCCCGCCGGAGCCGACCCGGATCCGCCGGGTCTGCGCCGCGACCGCCCCGATCAGCACCGGCGGCGCGGTGGAGGCGACCGCCGGCATGTTGTGGTGCTCGGCGACCCAGAACCGGGCGTACCCCAGCTCGTCGGCCGTCCTCGCGGTCTCGATGGTGCCGCGCAGCGCGTCGGCGCTGCCGTGTCCCTCGCGCACGGTGGCCAGGTCCAGCACGGAAAGCGGTACACGGGTCATGAGGTCGTCCATTCCGGAGATTGCAGGAGGGTGAAGCCCTCGTCGATCAGGCGGTGCAGGCCGTCGATGCCGGTCTCGGCGTCCCAGCGCGCGGACACCGTGGCGAAGACCGAGCGGGCGGTGTTGATCAGAAGATCGAGGTGCAGGTCGGGCCGGCCGGCGTCGCGGCCGGCGGCCCACCGGCGTACCGCGTCCCAGAACCGGTCGCACACGTCGCGCGAGCAGACGGCCAGCTCCGGCGAGGCTCGCAGCACCCGCCGCTGCCGGATCATCCGGTCCGCGGTGGCCGCGGTGTAGCCGAGGATCAGCTGGTGCAGGGCGGTCCACAGCGGCTCGCCCGGTGGCCGGGCCGCGGTCAGCTCGGCCCACAGCCGCGGGTCGTCCGGGTCGGGGTCGAAGAGCACCGACTCCTTGCCGGCGAAGTAGTTGAAGTAGGTGCGGCGGGAGATCCCGGCGGCGGCCACGATGTCGTCCACCGAGACCGCGTCGTAGCCGCGCTCGGCCATCAGGCCGACGGCGGAGTCACGGATCAGGCGCCAGGTCTCCGGGCTGCGTTGTCGCACCCTGTCGACACTAGCTCGGCGTGCACTGAGTGCAAATTGCCTCGGCGAACGGAAGGCGGCATCTCAGTGGTGATGGTGGTGGTGTGCCACGGCGTGCCCCCGGCCTCGGGCGATCATCCAGCGGTTCACCGGCACGGTCAGCACGAACGCGATCGCCAGCGAGCCGGCCAGGCTGCCCCAGAACAGCCGGTCGCCCAGCCCGGCGTCCATCGCCCCGGGAACGAGCAGCATCCCGGCGTTGTCGATCAGCTCCATGGACGCGATCGAGACGGTGTCGGCCGCCAGCGCCACCCCGATGGCCTGGCGCAGCGGAACGCCGGCGGCCAGCACGGGACGGATGGTCAGCGCATACCCGAACAGGAAGGCGAGCGCGACGGAGAGCGCGATGCTGCCGGCGTCGGGCCAGCCCAGCGCGGTGCTGATGACCATGCCGAGCACCTCACCGATGGCGCAGCCGGTGAGGCAGTGCAGCGTGGCGGCGATGGCGGTGCGGGTCAGTGTCTGCATACCCGCAGCATACCCCCGGGGGGTATCTGTCGTCGATCCCTGTCCCGC is a genomic window of Actinoplanes teichomyceticus ATCC 31121 containing:
- a CDS encoding DUF4396 domain-containing protein, with amino-acid sequence MQTLTRTAIAATLHCLTGCAIGEVLGMVISTALGWPDAGSIALSVALAFLFGYALTIRPVLAAGVPLRQAIGVALAADTVSIASMELIDNAGMLLVPGAMDAGLGDRLFWGSLAGSLAIAFVLTVPVNRWMIARGRGHAVAHHHHHH
- a CDS encoding MOSC domain-containing protein; this translates as MEFTPSALSVNVGAAEPSLGKDTATTGIRKRPVTEPVAVRAPGPKRTGLHSGIVGDHIGDTHHHGGDDQAVYAYAAEDYAWWSARLGRDLPPGIFGENLTTSGLDLVGAVIGERWEFGSGLALQVTFGRIPCVTFQNRMGEPRWVKRFAQANRTGAYLRVLVPGQLVPGDTITVTDRPGHGLTVAEGFDIYLHDVSRLPRLLEAPELPPSMLAEIRERLG
- a CDS encoding TetR/AcrR family transcriptional regulator, whose translation is MRQRSPETWRLIRDSAVGLMAERGYDAVSVDDIVAAAGISRRTYFNYFAGKESVLFDPDPDDPRLWAELTAARPPGEPLWTALHQLILGYTAATADRMIRQRRVLRASPELAVCSRDVCDRFWDAVRRWAAGRDAGRPDLHLDLLINTARSVFATVSARWDAETGIDGLHRLIDEGFTLLQSPEWTTS
- a CDS encoding LLM class flavin-dependent oxidoreductase translates to MTRVPLSVLDLATVREGHGSADALRGTIETARTADELGYARFWVAEHHNMPAVASTAPPVLIGAVAAQTRRIRVGSGGVMLPNHMPFVVAEQFALLEALYPERIDLGIGRAPGTDQATAAALRGVSPYLTVEQFPEHLQTVLGLLGDERAAGKTGRLRATPAAETYPQVWILGSSTYGAQIAAALGLPFCYAYHFAIASDVDSALRLYRSGFQPSPSLARPHVMVSASVIAAETTEEAQHLAGPSRIMALSLRTGRLGPIIPPAAAAERQLSELDRQMLDSLPGTQYAGTADEVVAGLDALVERTGADELILASTVYDPATRQDTLARIAKAWGL